In a single window of the Acyrthosiphon pisum isolate AL4f chromosome X, pea_aphid_22Mar2018_4r6ur, whole genome shotgun sequence genome:
- the LOC115033240 gene encoding uncharacterized protein LOC115033240: MGNRRNKRVATPPLIVSKKNRQSSPPLQKPVDSKPSDILPLSDDEVLDDNQSSSSSSSSLKISEKNIPKSPSGTKISHEKTPPIIISSGDWRKAAPIVFKDQNLNPDNLIVKMHTDGNLIILTSKSANFRSVQRSLVQQKFPFITRSLPEDHTLKVVLRGIPTDISEEEITEDLTNRGFNVTTVKRFGPIDRPFPICLVILKKDSSSTKIYDLTNLFYISIKVESYKKSGPTQCFACQSFCHGTR, from the coding sequence ATGGGTAACCGACGCAACAAACGCGTCGCCACGCCTCCACTTATCGTCTCAAAGAAAAACCGACAATCTTCTCCGCCACTACAGAAGCCTGTAGACTCTAAACCCTCTGACATTCTACCTCTATCCGACGATGAGGTTTTGGATGACAATCAGTCTTCTAGTTCTAGCTCTTCATCATTGAAAATATCTGAGAAAAACATTCCCAAATCTCCTTCAGGTACGAAAATCAGTCATGAGAAAACACCgccaataataatttcttcagGCGACTGGAGAAAAGCAGCCCCAATTGTCTTCAAAGACCAAAATCTAAATCCTGACAACTTAATAGTTAAAATGCACACTGATGGTAACTTAATCATTCTAACATCAAAATCAGCCAACTTCAGATCGGTCCAACGCTCACTAGTCCAACAAAAATTTCCTTTTATAACCCGAAGTCTCCCCGAAGACCACACTCTTAAAGTCGTCCTCCGTGGTATCCCGACAGATATCTCGGAAGAAGAAATCACCGAAGATCTTACTAATCGTGGATTCAACGTCACAACTGTCAAACGTTTCGGCCCCATTGATAGACCTTTCCCGATCTGCCTAGTCATACTCAAAAAAGATAGCTCATCAACCAAAATTTATGACTTAACCAACTTGTTCTATATCTCTATCAAGGTGGAATCTTACAAAAAATCGGGACCAACGCAATGTTTTGCCTGTCAAAGTTTTTGTCACGGTACCAGGTAA
- the LOC107885472 gene encoding uncharacterized protein LOC107885472 encodes MFGTDMRVGLTTHFPSESVDKINTEDDLEIFLNNINVEEDVNAKNNIQVVNEASKDEGLCDLISIRQKSIDNNRKNSEICLINQAEKMKFRSIHKFPSANVGDSVRVTLPDVNRGRADPRNILFAVVAIENEQYYILGNKYGTLPQLYTRNQFGVCLISLIPLDEVVPIEKPLREIAGLISDSSGGQRYKRCSCKGKCDTNRCKCKSSNILCNSKCHGSMPCNNK; translated from the exons ATGTTTGGAACAGATATGAGAGTTGGTTTGACTACACATTTTCCTAGCGAATCCGTTGATAAAATCAATACTGAAGATGatctagaaatatttttaaacaatatcaaTGTAGAAGAAGATGTgaatgcaaaaaataatattcaagtgGTGAATGAAGCATCAAAGGACGAAGGGTTGTGTGACTTAATATCTATAAGACAG aaatcaatcgataataatagaaaaaattctgaaatttgtttgataaatcaagctgaaaaaatgaaatttaggTCTATCCATAAGTTTCCCTCAGCTAACGTCGGAGATAGTGTGAGAGTCACTTTACCCGATGTCAACAGAGGACGAGCAGAcccaagaaatattttatttgcagtTGTGGCTATTGAgaacgaacaatattatatacttggtaataaatATGGTACTTTGCCACAGTTATATACCAGAAACCAGTTTGGTGTTTGTCTGATATCATTAATACCGCTTGATGAGGTGGTACCTATAGAAAAACCATTGAGGGAAATTGCTGGTCTAATATCAGACAGTAGTGGTGGTCAAAGATACAAAAGGTGTTCATGCAAAGGTAAATGTGACACCAATCGTTGTAAGTGTAAATCatctaatattttgtgtaattcaaAATGTCATGGAAGTATgccatgtaataataaatag